The following proteins are co-located in the Arctopsyche grandis isolate Sample6627 chromosome 3, ASM5162203v2, whole genome shotgun sequence genome:
- the LOC143909381 gene encoding clavesin-1-like — protein MTSTDTTNLPELFKYNVTPHAKEVALKELREDDLLREQCLDQMRDWISKHPAIKTCRTDSNFLLRFLRTKKFSVPQACLLLEKNLVTKKMKPEWFTNINYDDPAIQDVINSGYLVPLPQRDVNNRCVVMIRSGCLDPKKHTLTDTIKAHALITELLIDDELNQIYGYSFINDYNNLTMSHMSMWSLTDIKMLLGCTQNVCPIRNKANYFINTPSVAQQVLSFVISLLDDKMKKRFIVLENVNQLNDCLNPSILPKEYGGEVPLADMIDDLKKKLDSVKGFILSGDDMYIDTDGDYKLEGMMEAELGTGTTGSFRKLEVD, from the exons ATGACTTCTACAGATACAACAAATCTTCCAGAACTATTCAAATACAATGTGACGCCGCACGCAAAAGAAGTGGCCCTAAAAGAATTGAGGGAAGATGATTTATTGAGGGAGCAGTGTTTGGATCAGATGAGAGATTGGATATCCAAACATCCCGCAATTAAAACATGCAGAACAG ATTCCAACTTTTTGCTACGTTTCTTGCGAACCAAAAAGTTTTCTGTGCCCCAAGCGTGTTTGCTCCTCGAGAAGAACTTGGTCACCAAGAAAATGAAACCCGAGTGGTTCACAAATATAAACTACGATGACCCAGCGATTCAAGATGTAATCAACAGTGGCTATTTGGTACCGTTGCCACAACGAGATGTCAATAATCGTTGTGTTGTTATGATTCGTTcag GTTGCCTCGATCCCAAAAAGCATACACTTACAGACACAATTAAAGCCCACGCTTTGATAACTGAACTACTGATAGACGACGAGTTGAACCAAATCTATGGATATTCCTTCATTAATGACTACAATAACTTGACTATGAGCCACATGAGCATGTGGTCCTTAACCGATATTAAAATGCTTCTTGGATGTACTCAA AATGTGTGTCCAATTCGCAACAAAGCCAATTATTTCATCAATACGCCGTCTGTAGCACAACAAGTATTGAGTTTTGTAATCTCACTTCTTGACGAtaaaatgaaaaagagattTATT GTTCTTGAGAATGTGAATCAGCTCAATGACTGCCTCAACCCGAGTATTCTTCCCAAGGAGTATGGTGGTGAAGTACCTCTCGCTGACATGATCGAtgacttgaaaaaaaaactggatAGTGTGAAAGGATTCATCTTGTCTGGGGATGATATGTACATCGATACGGACGGTGACTACAAATTAGAGGGTATGATGGAGGCAGAACTCGGCACAGGTACCACTGGAAGCTTCAGAAAATTGGAAGTAGACTAA
- the LOC143909053 gene encoding clavesin-1-like, which yields MTSTDTTNLPELFKYNVTPDAKEVALIELREGDLLREQCLDQMRDWISKHPAIKRCRTDSNFLLRFLRTKKFSVPQACLLLEKNLVTKKMKPEWFANINYDDPAIQDVINSGYLVPLPQRDVNNRRVVMIRSGCLDPKKHTVSDIIKTHALITELLIDDELNQIYGYSFINDYNNLTMSHVSMFSLTDIKMLLECSQNVNPLRNKANYFINTPSVAQQVLSFVISLLNDKMKKRFIVLENVNQLNDCLSPSILPKEYGGEVPLADMIDDLKKKLDSVKGFILSGDDMYIDTDGDYKLKSMMEAELGTGTTGSFRKLEVD from the exons ATGACTTCTACAGATACAACAAATCTTCCAGAACTATTCAAATACAATGTGACACCAGACGCAAAAGAAGTGGCTCTAATAGAATTGAGGGAAGGAGATTTATTGAGGGAGCAGTGTTTGGATCAAATGAGAGATTGGATATCCAAACATCCTGCCATTAAAAGATGCAGAACAG atTCCAACTTTTTGCTACGTTTCTTGCGAACCAAAAAGTTTTCTGTGCCCCAAGCATGTTTGCTCCTCGAGAAGAACTTGGTGACCAAGAAAATGAAACCCGAGTGGTTCGCAAATATAAACTACGATGACCCAGCGATTCAAGATGTAATCAACAGTGGCTATTTGGTACCGTTGCCACAACGAGATGTCAATAATCGTCGTGTTGTTATGATTCGTTcag GTTGCCTCGATCCCAAAAAGCATACAGTTTCAGACATAATTAAAACCCACGCTTTGATAACTGAACTACTGATAGACGACGAGTTGAACCAAATCTATGGATATTCCTTCATTAATGACTACAATAACTTGACCATGAGCCACGTCAGCATGTTTTCCTTAACCGATATTAAAATGCTTCTTGAATGTTCTCAA AATGTGAATCCACTTCGTAACAAAGCCAATTATTTCATCAATACGCCGTCTGTAGCACAACAAGTATTGAGTTTTGTAATCTCACTTCTTAACGAtaaaatgaaaaagagattTATT GTTCTTGAGAATGTGAATCAGCTCAATGACTGCCTCAGCCCGAGTATTCTTCCCAAGGAGTATGGTGGTGAAGTACCTCTCGCTGACATGATcgatgatttgaaaaaaaaactggatAGCGTGAAAGGATTCATCTTGTCTGGGGATGATATGTACATCGATACAGACGGTGACTACAAATTAAAGAGTATGATGGAAGCAGAACTCGGCACAGGTACCACTGGAAGCTTCAGAAAATTGGAAGTAGACTAA